The window CTGATCCATGAACTTCTTTATCTTGGACTGTACATATAATGTATCGCCAATCCATAATACAATATGAAAACTTGCAGGATATTCAAGTGACACTAAGGGAAGAGATCAAAAGCGCTTGCGAGTACCGTCCCTTTGAGAAATGCGATTACAACGCTAGAATAGCTAATGAGATCTGCTTCCAGAAGCTTGAATATGTTCTCACGCAGCTTGATGATCTGAAACAAACTGCTGACCGGTATATTTCTTTTGATTGAGCTCGCAACTCTATGCAGATTTTCTCATGTTTGTGGGATTTTACAAGTTGT is drawn from Camelina sativa cultivar DH55 chromosome 1, Cs, whole genome shotgun sequence and contains these coding sequences:
- the LOC104782586 gene encoding mediator of RNA polymerase II transcription subunit 11-like, with translation MCMRFLCFPQRVVKVLELAGGVMEELASPSGPKKEFVNSHCREFMQSMKDIQVTLREEIKSACEYRPFEKCDYNARIANEICFQKLEYVLTQLDDLKQTADRYISFD